From Candidatus Neomarinimicrobiota bacterium:
CGAGTAGACTAATAAAAGATGGAGCAACCCTGCTACTTCCAATCCCACGATATACCACGGCCACTGGCCAATGATGAACGGGTTGTTGGCTACGGGCGGCTGACACAGGTACATGTAGTTGGCGTCCAAAAACCAGTTGGCAATTCCTATGATCACCAGTACCGGCTGTGTCAAGAGTACTATGCGCCACCAGGAACCACACCGGGGTTTCATGCCGCAGATGAGCGTAAGAAAGAGGGCCGAAGCCAATATGCCGCCGTGGGAGAAGAAGTATTCATAGTGCAATAGACCGTCTCTGCCGCTGGTAAACTCAGGCGTGAGCAACGCGTGGAAAGCCCCTGGAAACCCCCAGTAATAGAGGAGCTCATAACCCCACTGATTGCGCCACAGAAGTACCAATCCGGACAGAAGTGATGAAAAGCCGCACATGTGGAGCGGTAAATTCGACTGGACATTCCAGTGACCAAGCCACATGAGATAGGGATGATAAAGCACCCACCTAGCTAACAGGATGATGCCGAGTGCCCGACCGAACCGCTCCCGCGTTTCCAGCGACAGTCGCTTTCCCATAACGATGACCGCGGCGATGGCAGCCACGGTAACACCATTGCTCCACCACCAGGGATCACTGAAAATTGGGATGGTCTCGTGAGGGGTCACCGACTTGGAATTTAGTGCATGTATATAACAGGCGGTAGAAATACCTTACCTTCACAAACTGGCTCAGCTTTTAGCTGACTTTTTCCGCAGTAGTCAAATTAGTTGTTGGGTGTCTTTTTTACTTGAAATAGATAAAGTTTTTATACTTAATATATCATTTATCGATG
This genomic window contains:
- a CDS encoding TIGR02206 family membrane protein, encoding MTPHETIPIFSDPWWWSNGVTVAAIAAVIVMGKRLSLETRERFGRALGIILLARWVLYHPYLMWLGHWNVQSNLPLHMCGFSSLLSGLVLLWRNQWGYELLYYWGFPGAFHALLTPEFTSGRDGLLHYEYFFSHGGILASALFLTLICGMKPRCGSWWRIVLLTQPVLVIIGIANWFLDANYMYLCQPPVANNPFIIGQWPWYIVGLEVAGLLHLLLVYSPFGLKYYKAQVTSAKGVPERTSIE